A segment of the Lelliottia amnigena genome:
CACGCATTGCGTCACAGCTTTGCCACTCACTTTATGATTAACGGGGGCAGCATTATCACGCTTCAACGGATTCTCGGGCATTCACGAATTGAGCAAACAATGACGTATGCACATTTCGCCCCTGAATACCTGCAGGACGCGATAACGCTCAATCCTTTACGCGGTGGCACGGACGCTCAGAGTGTCCACACAGTGTCCACGCTTGAGTGATTTATAGTGGTTTTCAGTGGTCTTGTGTGCCGTGCAAACCCGCATTGCACCGCTGAAAGCCCCTGTTGTAAGGGCGTATAAACGCCCTTACGCAGGCTTATTTTTTGTTTTAACCAAATGACATACATGGTCTTTTCCATCAATTTATCCGCATTGACCATATCAATACGTAAAGCCTCGCTCATGCGGGGCTTTTGTTTGTACTGACGCTGGTAGGTAAACCCCATTTAGTCCACAGGGCATGCTTCGACCCGTTGAACTCACACCACGAAGCGGACGAACTGGGGCTAAGCTAAAGGCCTGCTAAGCGCTGTGAGTTCAACCTCATCGGATTCAGCTCCTGGCACTCAGGTCTTCGCGAGTTGGACCTTGAAAGTAGATGCTACTTATATGGCAACTGCGCGGTTGAGTTAGTACAAAACGAATCGTTTCCCAGATCGATCGCCCGTTCATCAGACGTTCCCCCATTCTGGATTGACTATCAACAAACGTCTCCAACCCTGTAAGCTCAAAATCCGGTGGATACAGGCCGGTCACACGGATGTTTTCTTCAGACAGTTGCTGTGACAGTTTAGAAGTAAACCCGCTCAGCCCGTGTTTGCTCGCGAAAAAGGCGGGATGCGCAATTGAATCCGTAAAATTCGGGATCCCGCATGAAGATATAATTGAGATGATATCAGCACTGTCTGAACGTCTTAATCCAGGCAGCAACGCCTGAGTCAGTAGAATCGAACCTGTGAGCCCCGAACTGACGGTATTGATAATTTCTGTGTCAGGCTGATCGTCTAATCTCCCTGACAACCACTGAGCAGCATTGAGGATTAAAATGTCTATGGGCTTGTCTGCAGTTAACAGCTGTGAAGAAAGCTGAGCAACCGATTCATGTCGGGTTAAATCACAGATATACCCTTTTGCAATGCCGCTCTCAGCGGCAATGATGCTGCAGGTTTTTTGAATATCATCATCCCGTCGCGCGCAAAAATCCACCTCGACACCCTCTCGTGCCAACCACACGCACAGCGCCTGACCAAATCCCCCGCCTCCACCAGTAATAACCGCTCTTTTACCTCTCAGCATCTTCATGCATCCTTTTCTTAGTTACTTTGTGTGGATGTAGATATACATGAGGAGGTGGAGTGACATCTTTCAGTTAGTGCCCTTTTTACATGCGGAATATGAATAAGCGGCACTGCAAACTGTTTAATAGCGTACCGGGGGGGCAGTCACTTCTGCTCCTGGCACGAAGCGGACGATCTGCTGGAGCCGAAGGTCTGCAATGAGCGAGGAGCGGAAGTATTAAAAAGATATGGAACTGAAACCGATGTCCTCGCAGAGTAACAATGCTGACAGTAATTGAGGATGGCATATACTGCTTAGATAAATGAAGGTGGCGTATCCCTTCTTCATTTATCTATTACGACTACTATTCACCCATGAATACTCTGACTGTCTTAACTCCTCATGTAAGTTGTCAGGCAACATTTCTTCAGGTTGATAATCTCTTTTAACTTCATATACTAAGTTTGAAAATACTTCAAGAAGTTCGTCTTTATCTTTCGAGAATTTAGCAAGCGCGAGACGAATATCTCTTGAATAATTTTCTAAATTCTTATGGTACCGAGTTGCTTCGCATATCTTTTCATAAGAATACCAGATGTCATTAATATTTTTAAAAATTTCCATGTGACCATCCATATCTTGGACACTGTTATCTTGCGAGTAAGTAAAAACGACATCGATAAGCCCTGAAAGCTCTTTTGCCTTTTCAACAATTACAATACTCTCTCCTCGGATAAGTGAAGAAAGCCATTTCATCTTGGACCTTTTGGTGAGAAGGTCTCTATTATTAAATTTTACCGTTGCGCTACCACCATTATTTTTGTTTGCAGCTAAAATTAGTTTTTCAACTTCATTTTCATTCATGACTTTGTAGTAAATAACGGGATTAGATGTTCTATCACCAAGAACTATGGACACCAAAACCACGACTCCATCAATCTGATTCCAGTAATTAAAATCTGAAAGATACAAGGATATGTTAGGAGAGTCAGAAACAGTGCTCTTTATTTGAACTGCAAAAAAGTCACCAGTTGAAAACTCCTTGTCAAAAACTTCAACTTGCGCATCAATCCCAATATCTATATCAAGAAGTCTGCAAGCCCATTTAAAGTTTGAAACAACCCAATATGCAAAATAATATTCTCCTGACCATCCAGTTATGCTTGTATCTTTAAATCTTTTCACTGTATCAATCCTTTGTAGCTGAATTTTTATTAGACGGGTCAATCTTTTTTAACACGTCAATTAGACCTATGATTATTTTCTCTTGTGGTAATTGAGGTGTTTTCTCAAAATTGATGTTGCTACTCCTAAGATCTTGCAATGTTTTACTAAAATCGCCTCCTTCTTTTTTACTTATAATATAAGCCAGCCTCTGATTTTCAAAATCAGTCCCAAGTTGCATGTAATATCTAATGAACACCAAAACGGCTCTCATTATGAAACCAACAAATATTATTAGAGATAGAGTTAGTAGGACCGTAGCTATCGAATCAGCAATTTTTCACTCTGATTTTTTGTGGTGTTGTAAGTGATCCCTTTCCAAGCCTTATAGGAAGCCTCTTGTTCCGGACTGAGGGGCTTAAAGGAACCGACTTCCGAGTTATTGCCTAAAAATACACCCACATGCCTATCCCCCTCATTTTTACCAGTATTAAATAAAACCAGATCGCCCGGCTTGAGGTTATTTTTTTTAATTATGGACGCATTAAGAATATCGGAAATCCAGTTTTTCTGATTGTCCTTATATCCAACAATAAGAGTCGTAACTAAAGTGGCAGCCATAATCAATAGAATTATCAGAGCGATGTTTGTCCGTCTCACAAACCTTGCTCTATGCTCTAAAACACTATAGACATCTATATCGCTACAAACGGTTTCTTTTTTGTCTGATGACATCTTCCTTTCCCAGTGTCGATTGCATAAGTTGCTCTACTGAAAATAGTTATACCTTAACATTTAACTGACTGGAATCATTACTGTAAATCTGACCTGCTCCCTTTGAATAACACTGGCTTAGGATATCGACGTCCGCTTCTGGCACTTTGCCGACTGTCATGTCATTACCACCACAAATCTAGCGGATAAAAAAAGCCCGTGAATACGGGCTTTTTTTGGTTACATCCAATGGGTTTGCTGCTGACCAATCTTTGTCGGGTGCGGCGGTATCGGCACAACTTCACCGGTGAAACGATAGAAAACGATTGTGTTTCGACCGTGAAAAGGTGCAGCTGCAGTTGATGTGTGTGCACTGATGAGAACTGCAGTTGATGTGTGTGCACTGATGAGAACTGCAGTTGATGTTGGTGCACTGATGATAACGCTCGTTTGTCATGTCTGAAAAATAGCGACTCGTGCGAGCATGAGCTGGGCACAGCATTTTGGGCAGTGAAGCATGATGATCACCCTCCAACGTTGCCGATATATGCACGTTACTCACTAACCTTTGCGGGATAGTTTTACCGGACACCTAAATCCCAAGTGCAGCAAGGATGGCGGTTTCCATTTTCTCCGGTGTGGTGATCGGTGCAAAACGCTTGAGCGGTTTACCGTCGCGTCCAATCAGGAATTTCGTGAAGTTCCACTTGATCCGCCCACCCAGCACGCCGGGCAATTCGCTTTTTAGATAACGAAAAACCGGGTGCGCTGCAGTTCCGTTGACCTCGACTTTCTCGAACATCGGGAAGCTCACCCCGTAGTTAATGTGGCAGGTCCGCGCAATGTCGTCGGCCCCGCCGGGTTCTTGTTTACCGAATTGATTGCAAGGGAAACCAAGCACCACCAAACCCTGTGCGGCGTATTTCTTATGAAGCGCCTCAAGGCCGCCATATTGTGGCGTGAAACCGCACTGGCTGGCGGTATTGACGACCAGAACCACCTTACCCGCGTAGTCGTTCATAGAGATAATCTGGCCGCCAAGGCTGGTGGCCGTAAGTTGATAAAAGGCGGTCATAGGGGAATCCTCAAAGTTGAACCGGTTCGACGTCGACATTAACCTATTGTGCTGTCTCGGGAGCACAGGGTATGTGTCGTGAAGAGAAGACCCCGGTCCAGAGTGCGTGGCAGGTCGGGAATCGTATGCGATTCATCTTTGCAAAGTCGAACGGTAAGAGCAACCAACAGGCACCCTGCGCCAGATTTTACTCAGTATTATCTCGATTCAGGCCAGCGGCCACTGCCAAAAGCAAGGCTGCTGTCGCTAACCCGCAGGCCAACCAGAGTGTGTCTGTCAGGGCCATCATATCGACGATCTGCCCCCCGCTCCACGATCCCAACGCAATCCCAGTGTTGAATACCCCGACATAAAGCGCAGCGGCAATTTCCACCGCACGCGGTGCGGCTTTCATCATCCAGGTCATCAGTCCGACGGAAAGTCCACCATATGCCAGCCCCCAAAAGATGAGAACACCGCCGCCCCCAGTGACCGATTGCCCGGTGGTAATAAACAGTAACGGCGTTAACACAAGACCTGCCGCAATCATAATAAGAGTGAATGTCGTGTAGCGCGCTGCGGTGATGCCCGCCAGAAAGTTACCGACGATACCTGCGACACCGTAGGCGAACAAGATGGCGATTAACAAAAGCCATTACTGCGCTGAACCTGCTACTTCGTGGATTGCGACGAGTAGAATGATATTTATGTCAGCACTCACTGCCAGGCGGAGTCCACTCCTGGTACGGAGGCGACAGCCACGCAATCATCATCACAAATCGATGAGGGACATATTTTGTCCCTTTCATCCTGTTCTTACGCGCTTTTCCCTTCCCTGAGATACACTCTTGGTAGAGCTAAATAGGGAGCATCGTGGATGGCGACATATCCGGAAAGTTTACTGATCCTCAACGGCAAAAGTGCCGGTAACGAACTGCTGCGCGAGGTCATCTCTGAACTGCGTGATAACGGAGTGATTATTCACGTTCGCGTCACCTGGGAAAAAGGCGACGCCGCGCGTTATATCGAAGAGGCCTGCCAGTTGGGCGTTGAGACCGTTATCGCAGGCGGTGGCGACGGGACAATCAATGAAATTGCGACCGCGCTTATCGAGCGCGATGCGGCGGATCGTCCGGCGATGGGGATTTTACCGCTCGGTACCGCGAATGATTTCGCCACCAGCGCGGGGATTCCGGAAAGCCTGGATAAAGCGCTCCAGCTGGCGATTGCGGGGAAAGCCGCGGCGGTGGATATCGCTCAGGTTAATGATAAAACCTGCTTTATTAACATGGCGACAGGCGGTTTTGGCACGCGGATCACCAGCGAAACGCCGGAAAAACTTAAAGCTGCGCTCGGCGGCGTGTCGTATTTGATTCATGGCCTGATGCGGATGGATATGCTGAAGCCCGACCGCTGTGAAATCAACGGTGAGAATTTTCACTGGCAGGGCGATGCACTGGTGATTGGCATCGGTAACGGGCGTCAAGCCGGTGGCGGGCAGCAGCTTTGCCCCGATGCATTGATTAATGACGGTTTGCTACAACTGCGTATTTTTACCAGTGATGGATTGCTGCCGGCGCTGTTCACCACGCTGACCAATCCAGAAGAAAGCCCCAATATTCTCGACGGTCAGTCCGCGTGGTTTGAAATTATCGCCCCACACGGTATGACGTTTAATCTGGACGGCGAGCCGCTAAGCGGTGAACATTTCCGTATTTCGCTGTTGCCCCGCGCGCTGAACTGTCGACTGCCGCCCGATTGCCCGCTTTTACGCTAATGTTTTAGCGCTGCACGAAAAGTCCCCTCTCCCGCGCGGAGAGGGAATCATCGTTTTAATACACCGCCACTTCACGCGCCATTTCACGACTGTACTGCTGGCTGGCATTCACCAGCATGCGGGTATAGTCGGTTTTGGCATTGCCAGCCACCAGCTCATCAACGGTCAAGGTTTCCAGAATTTTGCCGTACTGCATCACGGCCACTTTCTGGCACAGATGCGCAATCACCCCCAAATCGTGCGTCACCATCAGATAAGTGAGATTGGATTCGCGCTGCAAATCCGCCAATAAATTCAGGATCTCGGCCTGCACGGAGACATCCAGCGCTGACGTCGGCTCATCCAGCAGCAGCACCTGCGGTTCCAGAATCAACGCCCGGGCAATCGCCACGCGCTGTCGTTGGCCGCCCGAAAGCTGGTGCGGATAGCGATCGCGAAACGCCCGGTTGAGTCCCACTTTGTCCAGCAAACCGTGGATGCGGCGATCCCGGTCATTCATGCCCTGAATTTGTAGCGGTTCCTCCAGAATGTCACCGATGGTATGGCGCGGATGCAACGAGCCGTACGGATCCTGAAACACCATCTGCACGCGACGGCAGCGTTCCTGGCTGATGCGCTTCTCCAGGGGTTTGCCGTTGATTGCCAGCTCCCCGTCCCAGTGGGTAAACAGACCGGCGAGGCATTTCAGTACCGTGGTTTTACCGGAACCCGATTCGCCCACCAGTCCGTAAATCTCCCCTTCCTTGACGTGAATGTTCACGTCGTCCAGCACCTGATTACGCTTCTCACCTTCGCCAAACGCGAGGTTGAGGTGTTTAATCTCGATCATCTCTGCTCCTTACTCGGTGAGCCAGCTGGCCTGACGCTGCATGACGGGTAACGTCGGACGGCGATGGTTAAGTTCCGGCAGCGCGTTGATCAGGCCCTGCGTGTACGGATGTTTGGCGTTATGCAGATCGCAGGCAGCGATGGATTCCACCACCCGCCCGGCGTACATCACCAGCACACGGTCGCAGAAACTGCGTACCAGGTTGATGTCATGGCTGATAAAAATCAGCCCCAGACCACGCGATTTCACCAGATCGTCCAGCAACCCCAGCACCTGCAAACGCACGGACACATCCAGCGCGGATGTTGGTTCGTCGGCGATCACCAGATCCGGGTCGGTGATGAGCATCATCGCAATCATGATGCGCTGCCCCTGACCGCCGGAAATTTCATGCGGATAAAGGTTATACACCCGCTCCGGCTGGCGGATGCGCACCACATCGAGCATCTCCAGCACTTTGGCCTTGGCCTCGGCTTTGCGACCAGGATGGTGCGTCAGCCAGGCTTCAGCAATCTGGTTGCCGACGCAAACCACCGGATTGAGCGAGTATTTCGGGTCCTGCATGATCATCGAGATGCGCTTGCCGCGAATGCCGCGCATTTGCGCCTCGCTGACGCGCTGAAGATCCACATCGCCAAACTGCATGCGCGTGGCGCTGATACGGGCTTTCGCCGGGTGCAGGCGTAATAGTGCGCGCCCGACCGTGGATTTACCGGAACCTGATTCGCCGACAATTGCCAGCTTTTCGCGTCCGAGCTGGAAGGAGACGCCGCGCACCGCGTGGGTGACCGCGCCGCCGTTGATAAAATCGACGTGGAGATCGCGCACGTCGAGCAGAGGTGCATTATTCGCTGCGAGGATCGAGGATGTCACGTAGGCCATCTCCTAAGAAGTTAAACGCCAGGCTGTTGATCAAAATCGCCAGCCCCGGAATAGTCACTACCCACCAGCACTCCATCATGTAGGTGCGCCCGCTGGAAATCATTGCGCCCCACTCCGGCTCCGGCGGCTGTGCGCCAAGCCCAAGGAAGCCCAGCCCGGCAGCGGTCAGGATGATCCCGGCCATATTCATGGTGATGCGGATAATGACCGACGGCAGACACAGCGGCACGATATGTCGCCACAGCACGCGTGGCGCGGACGCCCCCTGCAAACGCACGGCGGAGATAAAATCAGCCTGACGCAGTGAGAGCGTTTCGGCACGTGCCAGACGGGCAATCGGCGGCCATGCAGTGATCGTAATCGCGATGACCACGTGCTCAAGCCCTGGCCCCAGCGCGGCGACAAACGCCAGCGCCAGAACGAGGCTTGGGAACGAGATGAAAATGTCGGTCACGCGCATCAGCACCGCATCGACTTTGCCACCGAAATACCCGGCGGTGACGCCCAGCAACAGGCCCAGCGGCCCCACGGTAACCGACACCAGCAGCACGATGTAAAGCGTGATACGCGAGCCATAGACCAACCGGCTAAAGATATCGCGACCGAATTCGTCGGTGCCAAACCAGTGCTGCGCGTTCGGCGCGACCAGCGCATTGTTGAGATCCTGAACCAGCGGATTGTACGGCGCGATCCACGGAGCAAACGCCGCGACAATCAGCAGGAGCAGAACAATTCCGCCGCCAATCGCGGTCAGCGGATTGCGCGCCATTTTGCCTACAAATCCTGCGGCGCGCAGAGCCGTACGTTTAATACGCTGACGGCTTTCGCTGTTGCGTGCCCCCAGCGGCGTATCCAGAGAAACGGTCATGATTTCGTCCTCGGGTCGAAGAATTGATACAACATGTCGGAGAGCAGGTTGAGCATCACGAAGATCAGCCCCACCAGCAGCACACAACCCATCACCGCGTTCATATCGCCGAGCAGTAAACTGCCGGTGAGATACGAGCCAAAGCCCGGCCAGGAGAAGACGGTTTCAATCAGGACCGCACCTTCAAGCAAAGAGCCGTAGGCCAGCGCCACGACGGTCAGGAGCTGTACCAGAATATTGCGGAACGCGTGATTCCAGATAACCTGACGCTCGGTTAAGCCTTTCACGCGCGCCGTGATGATGAACTCCTGCGACAGCTGCGCCAGCATAAAGCTGCGGGTCATACGGCTGATGTAGGCCAGCGAGTGAAATCCGAGCAAGGACGCAGGCAGTACCAGATGGTTTATCGCGTTCCAGAACACCGCGCTGTTGCCCGCCAGCAGTGCATCGACGGTCATTAATCCGGTACGACGCGGCACGATACCGTCCAGCCCCAAATCAAGCCGTCCGGCCCCGCCCACCCAACCGAGCCAGGCGTAGAACAGCAGCAGCCCCATCATCCCGACCCAGAAGATCGGTGTGGAATACCCCGCCAGGCTAATGATACGGACCACGTAATCGGAAAGGCTGTTGCGACGGGCTGCCGCCAGCACGCCCAGCGGAATGCCAAGCCCTGCGCCGACGATAATCGCCATGGTGGCCAGCTCCAGCGTGGCCGGGAAGACGCGCATGATATCGTCAGTCACCGGTTTACCGGTGAGCAGCGCATTGCCCAGATCACCATGCAGGAGATTGTTCAGATAAATGCCGAACTGCGTCAGCAGCGACTTATCAAAGCCTAACTGCTGATACACCTGCTGATAGGTGCTGTGGTCGGCATCCGGGCCGACAATCGCCAGCACCGGATCGACCGGCATTACGCGGCCGATAAAAAACGTCAGCACCAGCAGGCCAAACAGCGTGATCAGCACCTGCGTCAGTCGCTTCGAAAAACGACGGGTACGCGAGCCGGGAGAGAGGATCGCAACGCTCATTTGTCACCTCCGGTTTTATACACTTCGCGCAGGAACGTGGTGGCTGACGGGTGCGACTGGAAGTTTTTGACTTCATTACGCACCACCACGGAATCGACCATTTGCGAGAGCGGAATCATCGCCGGGATCAGCTCGTCGTAGCGTACCTGGATTTGCTGGTAATCGGCAATTTGCTGTTTCGGATCGCGCTCAAGCAGCGCTTTGTCGATCATCTCATTCAGCGGTTTATCGTAGAAACTGGTGCGCCAGCCCTGGAAGTTGGTCAGCCGCGCTTCGTCGCTGTTGTCAGGGTTGTAGACCAGCGCACGCAGGCTGGAATGCGGATGTGGCTCCACGCCGCTGCCGCCGCGCCCGACCAGCAGATCGAATTTACGCTCGCGCATTGCGCCGTAAATCTGGTTCCCGGTGCCGGTGATGATTTTGGCGTTGATCCCCGCCTGCATCAGCGTCGACTGCACCGCGATGGCGATATTCAAAAACGGCTGATCGGCCAGTACGCGCAGCGTGGTGTCAAATCCTTCCGGATAACCTGCTTCCGCCAGCAGTTTTTTGGCGCGCGGGATATCCAGCTTGTAGCCCGGATCCGGCAGCGTCGACGGCATTCCGGCTTTAATCGGCCGCTGATGCAGTACGCCATATCCCGGCATCAGCGCCTTATTGATGCCCTGATAATCGATCAGATAACGCACCGCTTCACGCACTTTAGGGTTCGCGAAATGCGCCTCTTTCATGCTCATCGCCACGTAATACACCGTCCCTTTTTGCACGGCTTCAACCGTGAGGTTTGGGTCTTTACGCAGGGCGTTGATGTCGGAGACGGCCATATTATTGGCAATATCCAAATCGCCTTTTTCAATCATCAGGCGCAGGGTTTGTGATTCCTGGAAATGGCGCAGCACAACGCGGTTCATCTTCGGCTGTTCGCGCCAGTAGTGCGGATTACGCTGCATCCGCAGCACGTCCTTCGCCTGCCAGATGTCGAGCATAAACGGCCCTGACCCGGCTTCGTTCGTTGTCAGCCAGCGGTTGCCCCAGTCGTTATTGACCTCATGGGTTTGCACCGTTTTGCTGTCGAGCACGCCCAGGTTGCCCAGCGCGCCGAGAGAGTAAATCACCAGCTGGGGATCGTTGGCTTTCGGCAACACGATCTGGACCGTGTAGTCGTCCGGCGCGCTGATCTGCTGGTCGATATTTTTTTTACTGAAGCCATAGGATTTCCATACCGAGGCCTGCGCCAGATTAAGGTGCAGCAGACGGCGCATCGACCACACCACGTCCTGTGCGGTGAGCGGGTTGCCGGAATGGAATTTGACGTCATCACGCAGATGGAAGGTCAGGGTTTTGCGGTCAGGGGCGATATCCCAGCGTTTCGCCAGCGCGGGCCTGACGTTGGTGAGCTGGTTTGGATCGAGTTCCACCAGCGAATCGTAGAGATTCACCACGATGCCGACCACTTCGTTCCCGGTCATGGCGGCCGGGTCGAGCGTCAGCAGGTTGTTCATATTCATACCGATGATGAGCTGGTCGGGCGGCGTTTTTGCGTACGCCGCACCGCTCCCCATCATCAGCGAGAGCGCGAGTAAACACGCCCCCGTGAGGGAGTTTTTGTTCATCTGTGTATACCGTTTGTAGGGTGAGATATCGTTATGTGTCAGTCGTGGCTGACGGTATTGTTTTCGATATACGCAAAATTAATGTCTTCGCCCAGTCCTGGGCCAGTCGGCAGGCTGACAATGCCGTTTTCATCCATCGGATCGACGATACTGTTGAGGTAGGCGGCGGGTTCATCGTAATCCAGGAACGGATGCAACAGACCGCGTTCGTACCAGCGGCAGTTCTTGATGGCACCGATAACTGCCAGGCTTGCAGCGCCGTTGCCGTGGACTTCGCAATCCATGCCAAACGACTCAGCAAGGTTCGCCACTTTGAGCGTCGGGGAAATGCCGCCCACACCGTTTGCGCCTGCGCGTAAGATGTCGCACGCACCCGCCTTAACCCAGTCGGCGCGGCTGTGGTGTTTTCCGCCGAGGCTTTCCGGGCCAATGATTGGGATGGACAGGTTTTCAGCAAGCCAGGCGTAAGAGGACATGCTCTCTTCTTCCATCGGTTCTTCGAACCAGGCAAAGTCGAGTTTCTCCAGCTCTTTGCCGATGTACAGCGCTTCGGTACGGCTGTACCAGTGATAGCCGTCGATCATCAGGTCGATATCCGGACCGACCGCTTCACGCACGGCAGCGCACGCTTTGACGTCCATTTTGGGGTTTGGCGCGAAAGAAACCGGCGGCATCCAGGTGTGCAGCTTGATGGCTTTATAACCGCGCGCCACCAGTTTTTCAGCAAAGCTTGCGTATTCGTCCGGCGTCGAGAGGCCACCCGGCAGATCGTCACCGCACATGGTGCTGCCGTACGCAGGCACTTTATCGCGGAACCCGCCCAATAGTTTCCACACGGGCATATTCAGTTTGCGACCGATCAGATCCCACAGCGCTTGCTCCACAAACGACAGGGCGCGTTCGGTAAGCTGATGCGCGCTGCCGCGCTGCCAGTGCGCCAGATCCTGCCAGATGCGTTCGCGGTTGAACGCATCCTGGCCGACCAGCACTTTACGAAAGAAGGTATTCACAACAAAAGGGCGCACCACTTCCGGCGGTGCAAATGAATACCCTTTAGTGCCATCGTCTGCGGTAATCGTCAGCATCGCCATTTTGGCCATGCTTTCAGGTCCAGGATGCGAGTGCCCGGCGGTGTCGGACACCCGACGCGTGGGATACTGGAAGACGGTGACGTTTACAGATTCAATTTTCATTATCAGTCCTTAACACAACAGAGGTCAGAGCGACGTCGTAATTTGAAAAGCTGTTTCGAAACTAACTTTAAGCGCAAAATTCATCCACGGCCTTAGACAAATTCCGCTAAGCATCGGCCATTTATTGTGCATATGCACGGGAGGGAGTGATACTTTTCACAAAAGGACAGAGAACTGTGAAGTGGATCGGGCGGCGAGTTTGACTGAAATGAAATTGGGTTTCGGATTTTAACCGTGCGGTCTGGTGCCCTCACCCCGCCCTTCTCCCACGGGAGAGGGAGAAAGCACTGAGCAGTACTTCTCTCCGTTGCAGAAGAATAGTGTGAGAGGAAAATTGAGGGAGAAAAGAGTGCGCCGGGCGATTCCCTCTCCCACCGGGAGAGGGTTAGGGTGAGGGGAAATTTACGCAATCGTCACTTTGCTATCCAGATAGACATCCTGCACCGCATTTATCAGCTTAACGCCATCGGCCATCGTCTTTTTAAACGCTTTTCGACCGAGGATCAGCCCCATCCCACC
Coding sequences within it:
- a CDS encoding putative deoxygluconate dehydrogenase, which gives rise to MLRGKRAVITGGGGGFGQALCVWLAREGVEVDFCARRDDDIQKTCSIIAAESGIAKGYICDLTRHESVAQLSSQLLTADKPIDILILNAAQWLSGRLDDQPDTEIINTVSSGLTGSILLTQALLPGLRRSDSADIISIISSCGIPNFTDSIAHPAFFASKHGLSGFTSKLSQQLSEENIRVTGLYPPDFELTGLETFVDSQSRMGERLMNGRSIWETIRFVLTQPRSCHISSIYFQGPTREDLSARS
- a CDS encoding outer membrane lipoprotein translates to MSSDKKETVCSDIDVYSVLEHRARFVRRTNIALIILLIMAATLVTTLIVGYKDNQKNWISDILNASIIKKNNLKPGDLVLFNTGKNEGDRHVGVFLGNNSEVGSFKPLSPEQEASYKAWKGITYNTTKNQSEKLLIR
- the bsaA gene encoding glutathione peroxidase translates to MTAFYQLTATSLGGQIISMNDYAGKVVLVVNTASQCGFTPQYGGLEALHKKYAAQGLVVLGFPCNQFGKQEPGGADDIARTCHINYGVSFPMFEKVEVNGTAAHPVFRYLKSELPGVLGGRIKWNFTKFLIGRDGKPLKRFAPITTPEKMETAILAALGI
- a CDS encoding major facilitator transporter produces the protein MLIAILFAYGVAGIVGNFLAGITAARYTTFTLIMIAAGLVLTPLLFITTGQSVTGGGGVLIFWGLAYGGLSVGLMTWMMKAAPRAVEIAAALYVGVFNTGIALGSWSGGQIVDMMALTDTLWLACGLATAALLLAVAAGLNRDNTE
- the yegS gene encoding lipid kinase is translated as MATYPESLLILNGKSAGNELLREVISELRDNGVIIHVRVTWEKGDAARYIEEACQLGVETVIAGGGDGTINEIATALIERDAADRPAMGILPLGTANDFATSAGIPESLDKALQLAIAGKAAAVDIAQVNDKTCFINMATGGFGTRITSETPEKLKAALGGVSYLIHGLMRMDMLKPDRCEINGENFHWQGDALVIGIGNGRQAGGGQQLCPDALINDGLLQLRIFTSDGLLPALFTTLTNPEESPNILDGQSAWFEIIAPHGMTFNLDGEPLSGEHFRISLLPRALNCRLPPDCPLLR
- the gsiA_10 gene encoding ABC transporter; its protein translation is MIEIKHLNLAFGEGEKRNQVLDDVNIHVKEGEIYGLVGESGSGKTTVLKCLAGLFTHWDGELAINGKPLEKRISQERCRRVQMVFQDPYGSLHPRHTIGDILEEPLQIQGMNDRDRRIHGLLDKVGLNRAFRDRYPHQLSGGQRQRVAIARALILEPQVLLLDEPTSALDVSVQAEILNLLADLQRESNLTYLMVTHDLGVIAHLCQKVAVMQYGKILETLTVDELVAGNAKTDYTRMLVNASQQYSREMAREVAVY
- the gsiA_11 gene encoding ABC transporter, which produces MTSSILAANNAPLLDVRDLHVDFINGGAVTHAVRGVSFQLGREKLAIVGESGSGKSTVGRALLRLHPAKARISATRMQFGDVDLQRVSEAQMRGIRGKRISMIMQDPKYSLNPVVCVGNQIAEAWLTHHPGRKAEAKAKVLEMLDVVRIRQPERVYNLYPHEISGGQGQRIMIAMMLITDPDLVIADEPTSALDVSVRLQVLGLLDDLVKSRGLGLIFISHDINLVRSFCDRVLVMYAGRVVESIAACDLHNAKHPYTQGLINALPELNHRRPTLPVMQRQASWLTE
- the ddpC_2 gene encoding binding-protein-dependent transport system inner membrane protein — its product is MTVSLDTPLGARNSESRQRIKRTALRAAGFVGKMARNPLTAIGGGIVLLLLIVAAFAPWIAPYNPLVQDLNNALVAPNAQHWFGTDEFGRDIFSRLVYGSRITLYIVLLVSVTVGPLGLLLGVTAGYFGGKVDAVLMRVTDIFISFPSLVLALAFVAALGPGLEHVVIAITITAWPPIARLARAETLSLRQADFISAVRLQGASAPRVLWRHIVPLCLPSVIIRITMNMAGIILTAAGLGFLGLGAQPPEPEWGAMISSGRTYMMECWWVVTIPGLAILINSLAFNFLGDGLRDILDPRSE
- the ddpB gene encoding binding-protein-dependent transport system inner membrane protein, producing MSVAILSPGSRTRRFSKRLTQVLITLFGLLVLTFFIGRVMPVDPVLAIVGPDADHSTYQQVYQQLGFDKSLLTQFGIYLNNLLHGDLGNALLTGKPVTDDIMRVFPATLELATMAIIVGAGLGIPLGVLAAARRNSLSDYVVRIISLAGYSTPIFWVGMMGLLLFYAWLGWVGGAGRLDLGLDGIVPRRTGLMTVDALLAGNSAVFWNAINHLVLPASLLGFHSLAYISRMTRSFMLAQLSQEFIITARVKGLTERQVIWNHAFRNILVQLLTVVALAYGSLLEGAVLIETVFSWPGFGSYLTGSLLLGDMNAVMGCVLLVGLIFVMLNLLSDMLYQFFDPRTKS